A single window of Salvia splendens isolate huo1 chromosome 6, SspV2, whole genome shotgun sequence DNA harbors:
- the LOC121807778 gene encoding equilibrative nucleotide transporter 3-like isoform X3 — MSNGDSSIVSTPSRIEQGKFKAMVVCWFLGLGCLISWNSMLTIGDYYYQIFPSYHPARVLTLVYQPFALRSMAILSYNEANIDTRKRNMFLFCFSTLCLLLLLSLLVVFLLAGIFSGVALDWLWLIGNTSF, encoded by the exons ATGAGTAATGGAGATTCAAGCATTGTCTCAACTCCTAGCAGGATAGAG CAGGGGAAGTTTAAGGCAATGGTGGTGTGTTGGTTTCTTGGACTAGGATGTCTCATTTCATGGAATAGCATGCTAACAATTGGAGACTACTACTATCAAATTTTCCCA AGTTACCATCCAGCCAGAGTCCTGACTCTGGTCTACCAGCCCTTCGCCCTCAGATCAATGGCGATTCTCTCTTACAACGAGGCCAACATCGACACAAGGAAGCGAAACATGTTTCTCTTCTGCTTCAGCACACTCTGCCTTCTCTTG TTGCTGTCTTTGTTGGTTGTGTTTCTTCTTGCTGGTATATTTTCGGGCGTTGCTCTTGACTGGTTGTGGCTCATTGGCAACACTTCCTTTTAA
- the LOC121807778 gene encoding equilibrative nucleotide transporter 3-like isoform X2, protein MSNGDSSIVSTPSRIEGKFKAMVVCWFLGLGCLISWNSMLTIGDYYYQIFPSYHPARVLTLVYQPFALRSMAILSYNEANIDTRKRNMFLFCFSTLCLLLVSHYTSFHFMKLLKHSTRLIFFVAVAVFVGCVSSCWYIFGRCS, encoded by the exons ATGAGTAATGGAGATTCAAGCATTGTCTCAACTCCTAGCAGGATAGAG GGGAAGTTTAAGGCAATGGTGGTGTGTTGGTTTCTTGGACTAGGATGTCTCATTTCATGGAATAGCATGCTAACAATTGGAGACTACTACTATCAAATTTTCCCA AGTTACCATCCAGCCAGAGTCCTGACTCTGGTCTACCAGCCCTTCGCCCTCAGATCAATGGCGATTCTCTCTTACAACGAGGCCAACATCGACACAAGGAAGCGAAACATGTTTCTCTTCTGCTTCAGCACACTCTGCCTTCTCTTGGTAAGCCACTATACATCCTTCCATTTCATGAAGCTTCTAAAACATAGTACTAGATTGATCTTCTTTGTTGCAGTTGCTGTCTTTGTTGGTTGTGTTTCTTCTTGCTGGTATATTTTCGGGCGTTGCTCTTGA
- the LOC121807778 gene encoding equilibrative nucleotide transporter 3-like isoform X1, translating to MSNGDSSIVSTPSRIEQGKFKAMVVCWFLGLGCLISWNSMLTIGDYYYQIFPSYHPARVLTLVYQPFALRSMAILSYNEANIDTRKRNMFLFCFSTLCLLLVSHYTSFHFMKLLKHSTRLIFFVAVAVFVGCVSSCWYIFGRCS from the exons ATGAGTAATGGAGATTCAAGCATTGTCTCAACTCCTAGCAGGATAGAG CAGGGGAAGTTTAAGGCAATGGTGGTGTGTTGGTTTCTTGGACTAGGATGTCTCATTTCATGGAATAGCATGCTAACAATTGGAGACTACTACTATCAAATTTTCCCA AGTTACCATCCAGCCAGAGTCCTGACTCTGGTCTACCAGCCCTTCGCCCTCAGATCAATGGCGATTCTCTCTTACAACGAGGCCAACATCGACACAAGGAAGCGAAACATGTTTCTCTTCTGCTTCAGCACACTCTGCCTTCTCTTGGTAAGCCACTATACATCCTTCCATTTCATGAAGCTTCTAAAACATAGTACTAGATTGATCTTCTTTGTTGCAGTTGCTGTCTTTGTTGGTTGTGTTTCTTCTTGCTGGTATATTTTCGGGCGTTGCTCTTGA